The Sandaracinus amylolyticus genomic interval CAGCGCGTGGACCTCGCGCGGACCACGCACGGCGCGCGCGCCGTGCAACGAGAGCTCGAAATCCTCGGTGGGTGCGTCGTCGATCGTCTTCGGCATGCTGCGGGAGGCCGCAGGATACGCGACGCCGACGACGAACGTGAGTCAGCGCTGCGAGCGGCGGAACTCGTCCGGCGTCTGGCCCGTCCATCGCTTGAACGCGCGATGGAAGTTGCTCGACTCGGAGAAGCCGAGCAGGAACGCGACCTCGCCGATCGCCATCTCGCTCTGCACGAGCCAGCCCTGCGCGAGCTCGCGTCGCACGTCGTCGAGCACCTGACGGAACGTCGTGCCCTCTTCACCGAGACGACGCCGCAGCGTGCGCTCGCTCCAGCCGAGACGACGCGAGACGTTCGTCTCGCTCACCTCGCCGGCGTGCAGCGCCTCGCTCACCGCGCGACGCACGCGCGCGGTCGCGTCGGCGCGCGCGCCCATGCGCCGCAGCATCTCCTCGGCGTGTCGTTCGAAGAACGCGGACAGGCTCGGATCCGCCTTCGCGAGCGGCAGGTCGAGCATCGCGCGCGGAATGACGAGCTCGGTGCGGGGCGCGCCGAAGCGCACGGCGCACCCGAAGAGCTGCTCGTGCGGGCGCGTGTCCGCGGGCGCGGCGTGGGTGAACGACACGAGCGAGGGCGACCAGGAGCGTCCCCCGTTCTCGTGCCCGATCAGCACGCGCACGGTGATGACGATCTTCGCCATCGTCGACTCGCCCGAGAGCTCGCGGCCGAGCCGGCGCGGGGCGGTCTGGTGCAGCGTGAGCCGCGTCTCTTCGGCGTGCTGCTCGAGCGTGAGCGTCTCGCCCTGCAGGAACAGCGAGAGGAAGCGCGCGAGGCGATCGAGCGCCTCGCGCACCGTCGCCGCGGTCATGCACGTGTAGCCGAGGACGCTGAACTTCGATGGATCGGAGTCCTCCGCGACGCGCAGCGGCAGCGCGCGGTCGCCGCACTCCTCGATCGCCGTCTCCCACAGCTGATGGTGCGTGGGCAGTGGAATGTGCGCTTCGGGGTCTTTCAGGCGATCGGGCGTGAGCCCGATTCGCTCGAGGATGCGCGCACGGTCTGCGCCCGACTTCTCTGCGCAATGGAGCACCATGAGGGCCCCCATCACCGAGACACTGCCGCCCCCGCCCTTGGTCACACGTCACCTTCAAGAAAACGGATCGGATCATTTGATACCGATTCCGACGCAGGAAGGAAAGCCATTCGACACGACGACGCGCCGCGTCGAAGGGGTCCCGAGGGCTCGACGGGCGCGCGCGAGGTGTAGAGACTCGCCACATGGACCTGAGCGTCGTGTTCCAGAGAGACGGTGCGCTCGACATGCGCCGCGGCTTCGACGTGGGCGCGGGACCGAGCGCCGGCATCGACGTGATCCTCGGCGCGCTCGACGATCTCGCGCGCGACGGCGAGCTCGATCCGGAGCCGCTGCGGACCGCGTCGTGGCTCGCGCAATGGGAGGAGATCGTGCTCGGCGAAGGCGAGCGCCGGGGGTGGTCGCGCGAGGGCGTCGACCCCGTCGTCGCGCTCTGCGAGCGCGCGGAGCTGGCGCGGATCCTCTCGGCGATGGAGGCGCTCCGGCCGGCCGTGGTCGAGACGATGAGCGCGCACGTGTCGTCGTGGGACGCGCTCTCGTCGTTCCTGCGCGCGTGCCACGCCGAGGGGAGCATCGCGCTGTGGTGCGATCTCGCGGGCTGATCCTCGCGCTGCTCGTCCTCGTCGCGTGCGGCGAGGACCACGAGCGAGCCGACGCGAGCGTCGCGACCGACGCGGCGCGCGGATCCGACGCGCGTGCCTCGACGTGCGACGACGCGCTCGGCTCGAGCTGCGAGGGCTCGAGCGCCTGCGATGGCGAGCTCGAGTGTCAGAATGGTCGCTGCGTCGTCGCGCGCGCGGGGTGCGGCGGTTTCGCCGGCGCGCCGTGCGATGGCGAGCTCGAGTGCGTGTACTTCGAGTCCACCGACTTCGGCGTGTGCGTCACGACGGCCGAGCGTGGATGTCTCTGCGAGCGAGCGCCCTCGTCGTTCTCGGGCTGCGAATGAGCGGCCGCGCGCGTCGCGGACTGGCACCCTCGTCGAGGATGCCAGTCCCGACTGGCACGCTCATCGCTGTGCGAGACGAGCGAGCGCCTCGAGATCCGCGGCCGCGCTGCCGACCCGCGCGCCGAGCGGAAGCATCAGCACGGCCCGACCTTCCGCGACGACGACGTGCGCCGCGTCGACGTGCCCGTGCACGAGCCCCTGCGCGTGCAGGCCCTCGAGCGCGATCCGGATCTCCTCGGCGCGCATGCGATCGAGCGCCGCGCGCGCAGGCTCACCCTGCGGGAGCTCGAGGATCGCGCGCCCGCCCTCCTCGTCGATCGACCACACCGCCTGCAGGAACGGCGAGTCCGCGCGCGCCAGCGCGCGCAGCGAGCGCGCGCGATCGGCGTCGCACGGGACGATCACCACGCGCCGGCGCAGCAGCTCGTCGTCGGCGATCGTCGTGCCGTCGAGCTTCACGTCGACGATCGACCATCGCTCGACCGGCGGCGCGGGCGGTGCGCTGCTGCGTCGCGTCGTCACCGGCGTCGCGCTGCGCGGCGCGAGCTGCGCCTCCTGCTCGATGTGCGCCCAGGGGAGGTGCGCCCACGCCTCGAGCACCTCGCTCGCGGTGCGCGGTCGCGCCGCGGGATCCTTCTCGAGCATCGACGCGATCAGCGTGTCGAGCGCCTCGCCGATCCACGGCGCGTGGGTGATCGCGCGCGCCGGCGTGAGCTCGAGGTGCTGCGCGACGAAGTCGGGGCCGGGGAAGGGCAGCACGCCGGTGAGCGCGCGGTAGACGATCACGCCGAGCGAATAGAGGTCGGTCGACGCGTCGGGGCGCGACGATCCCGTGATCTGCTCGGGCGACATGTACGCGAGCGTGCCCATCATCGCGCCGGTCAGCGTCGCGCCGAGATCCGCGAGGTGCGCGACGCCGAAGTCGCCGAGCTTCACCTCGCCGGTGCGCCCGAAGAACACGTTCGCGGGCTTCAGATCGCGATGCACGACACCGCGCCGATGCACCGCCTCGAGCGCGCTCAGCACCGAGCGCCCCACGTGCTGCACGACGCTCGCCGGGAGCGCGGTCGCGACGTCGCCGTTCGACAGACGATCCTCGAGCGTGCCGCCGGACATGTGCTCCATCACGAGGAAGGGCCCGTCCGGCTGGTACTCGTAGACCTGCACGACGTTCGGGTGATCGATGCCCGCCGCGACCTTCGCCTCACGCGCGAAGCGGCTCAGCGCGTCGCGCCCCGCGGCGCCCGAGCTGCCCGCGTGCAGCACCTTGATCGCGACCTCGCGCCCGTAGAACGCGTCCTCCGCGAGCAGCACGCGACCGGTGCCGCCCGCGCCGAGCGCGCGCACCACGCGATAGCGCCCCGCGATCAGCTGATCGCGGCTCGCGCTGCGTGGACCGCGCTCGTCGCCGAACGACGCGCGCAGCAGCTCGGGCACCGTCGCCGGCATCGAGGGCTCGAGCGCACGCAGCACGTCGAGCCGGCTCTGCGCGGCGTCGGTCATCCCGAGCGCGTCGAAGCACGCGACGAGCAGCTTGCCCGCGGGGATCGCGAGCTCTTCGCGGTCCGCCGCGATCTGCAGCGCGCGCGCGGCGTGATCCCATCGACCGAAGCGCGCGAGGATCTGTCCGAGCTCGAACGCGCTCTCGGCGTCGTCGGGCGTGTCGCGCAGACGACGCTCGTAGAGCATGCCCGCCTTGCGCACGTCGCCGAGCTCCTTCCAGCAGCGCGCTGCGTCGCCGAGCTCGCCCGCGCGCTCGTGGAGCGTCGCCGCGGCCTCGAGCTCGCCCGCCGCCTCGCGCAGCCGTGCTGCGTCGCTGGTCCGCCCGCGCGCCTCGGCGTAGCTCGCCGCGCGCGAGGCTTGCTCGGGGCGCGCCGCGAGGCTCGAGAGCAGCGACGCCGCGAGCTCGCGATCCTGCGCGCCCACCGCGTGTCGGTACGCTTCGTCGTAGAGCCCGGCGTCGGTCGCGACACGGATCGCCTCGGCGTGCTTCCACACCGCCGCGAGGAGCTCCGCGGCGCGCGCGGGCTGCCCACCTTCCGCGCAGATGCGCGCGGCTTCTTCGTGGCGCCCCTCGCGCACGAGGGCCTGCACCACCGCGTCGTCGACCGCCATCCGCACAGTCTAGGGCAGACCCCGTCAGCCCGCGCTCACGCCGGCATCGGGCGGCGGCTGCGCGGCCTCGTCGGCGATCTCGGGCGTGGCGCTCTCTTCTTCTTCGACCTCTTCTTCGTCGTGCCCGACGTCGAGGTCCGGGATGCTCTCTTCGCCGCGCCGGCGCGCCGCGGCGTCGTAACGCGACGTCTGCGCCGCGAGGATCGCGCGCTCGCGCGTGGGCTCGCTCGGCCCCGATCCATCGCTCCAGAAATAGCTGCGCGCGCGCACGTCGAGGTGCACGAAGCCGCTCACCGGATAGATGCCGACGCCGACGAAGCCCTGCGGGCGGAGGTACGCGGCGAGCCTCCGATCGCTCACGCCGGGCAGCACGAAGTCGATCGCGCGGCCCTGCGCGTGACGGCTCGTCGCGCGACCATCGCGGTAGCCGCTGATCACGTGCACGTACGGCACCTCGAAGTGCCGCACCGCGCGGTAGACGAGCTCGAGGAGCCGCGGATGGATGTCGTGCATCGCGCCCTCGCGCGACGCGAGCGCCTGCTGCGCGAGCACGAGATCGTCGGTGTCGAAGCCGCCTTCGGCGCTCGCGGGGACGAGCGCGACGCGCTCGCGCTGGCGCAGCGGGTGGAACACGAGCGGCGGCGGATCCATGCGCGCCCACGCGCGCACCTCGCTGCGGCTCGCGCGCTGGTGCCAGCGCTGGATCTGCCGGCGCTGCGCGGCGGTGAGACGAGGCCGGCGCGCGCGCCGCCGACTGCTGCGTGCCCGCGATCGCCGCGCGGATCGACCGCGGTGCTGGCACGCGCGCACCCCGTCGTCGGCGTCGGCGCGAGGCACGAGCCCCGCGGCCGATCCGAGCGCGAGCACGATCGCGATCACCATCGACGCGATCGCGAGCGCGCGTGAAGAGACCCTCGACATCGCGATCAGCTCGACGACGCGACGCCCTCGCCGTAGCCGCCCGACGCGCTCGGCGAGCGCACGCCCGCGCCCGACGACGCACCCGTGCGCGTGAGCACGCGGATGCGCCCGGCCGCGCCGCCACCGCCGCCGCCGCCGTTGCCGTTCCCGCCGTTTTCGCCCGCGAGATCGCCGCCCGCGCCGCCGCGGCCACCGTCGCCGCCGCCCGCGCCGTCGCCGCCGCCCGCGCGCGCGGCGTCGTCGCGCCCGCGCTCGCCGTCGTCGCCGTTGCCGAACGGATCGCTGTCGCCGCCGCCGCCGCCGCCGCCGTTCGCGACGACCGCGCCGTCGATCACGACGCGCGGCGCTTCGAGGAAGATCGTTCCTCCCGCGCCGCCACCGCCACCGCCGTCGTCGCCCTCGCGACCGCCCGCGCCGGGCGCGCGGATCACGCCGCCGGCGGCGATCACGATGCGGACCGCGCTCGAGATCTGCAGCGCGCCGCCGCCACCGCCGCCGTCACCACCATCGTCGGCGTTCGCGCCGGCACCACCGCCGCCGCCGCCGATCAGCACGGTCACGTCGGCGTCGTCGAGCGCCGGGCCGCTCGCGCCGCCCTGCGCGGTGCCCGAGATGCCGCCCTCGTCGCCGCCTTCGCCGCCGTTCGCCGCGTGACCGCCGCCACCGCCGCCGCTCATCAGCGCGCCGAACGTGCCGGTCACGGCGCCGCCGCCGCCGCCGCCCGGTCCGATGCCCGCGCCGCGCGCGTCGCCGCCGGTGCCGCCGCCGGGCCCGCCGCTCCGGCCGTTGCCTCCGACGTCGATCGCGCCCGCGATCTGCACCTCGCGCGCGGCGAGCAGGATCAGCGCGCGCGGCCCGCTCGCGACGAGCCGCCCACCCGCTTCGACGATGACGCCGCCGACCGAGAGGATCGCGGCGTCGGGCGTGCCCGCGCGCTGCGACGCGGTCGTGAGCAACATCCCGCTCGCGTCGCCCGCGGCGCCGGCGGCCCGCAGCTCGGCGGTCGAGACGATCTCGACGATGCGACCGGTGTCGGTGTCGATCGCGACCACCTCGCCTGCGCGCACCACGAGATCGGCCGTGCCCGCGACGAGACGCGTCGGATCCGCCACGTGCGAGGGCACGAGCTGCGCGCAGCGCACCGGCACCGTCGCGCCGAGGCAGCCCATCGGGCACGTCTCGACGACGTCGAAGCGACCCGACGCGTTGCACTCGGCGATCACGTCGCCCTGGCACTCGACGAGCCCGATCGGGCACGGACGGAACGCGTCCACGCCGGTGTCGATCATCTCGCCTGCGTCGAGATCGCCCGCGTCTGGCTCGCCCGCGTCGAGCTCGCCCGCATCGAGGTCGCTCGCGTCGAGCCTCTCGCCGGCGTCGATCATCTCGCCCGCGTCGAGCTCGCTCGCGTCGATCTCGCTCTGGCGCGCGTCGATCGCGATCATCGCGTCCCGCACGCTCGCATCGAGGCCGCCCGCGCCTCCTCCGAACCCCGTGCGATCGAGGCTGCACCCGACGACGACCAGCGCGCACACGGACCACAACGCGCGTCGCGAGCACATCCTCATCCGTCGGTCTCCCGCGCGCGCTCGAGCTCGCTCAGCGCCGCGCGTGCCGCGGCCTGCTCCGCTTCGAGCTTCGTCCGTCCCGAGCCGCGCGCGAGCACGCGCGCATCGGGCGCCGTCACGATCACGTGGAACACGCGCTCGTGCTCCGGGCCCTCGGTGCGCTCGAGCTCGTATCGCGGCGTCTCGCCGCGCGCCTGCATGCGCTCCTGGAGCCGCGACTTGAAGTCCTTCGCGCCCGGCGCGAGCGCGTCGATGCGCGGCGCGAGCAGCGCGCGCGCGATCGCGATCGCCGGCTCGATGCCTGCGTCGAGGAAGATCGCCGCGACGCACGCCTCGAGCGCGCTCGCGAGCAGCCGCGGCTTCTGCCGCCCGCCCGAGCGCTCCTCGCCGCGACCGAGCCGCAGCGCGTCGCCGATCCCCAGCTCCGCCGCGATCGTCGCGAGCGCGCCCTCGTTGACGAGATCGGCACGACGGCGCGTCAGCTCGCCCTCGCGCGCGGTCGGGAACCGACGCTCGAGCACCATCGCGGCGGCGGCGCCGACGATCGCGTCACCGAGGAATTCGAAGCGCTCGTTGTCGGCGGCGGCGAGCTCCGGATGCTCGTGCACGTACGACCGATGCGTGAGCGCCGTCATCAGGAGCCCGAGATCACCGAACGCGTGCCCCAGCCGCTGGGCCACCGTGCTCGCGGAATCGCGGGGATCGACCATTCGATCGGCCAGCGTAGACTCCCCCTGGATGGACGTCGAGAGTCGACGGCGCAGCGGTGGCGCCGTGCTCGCCGCGATCGCCGCGTCGCTCGTGGTGATCGTCGCGGTCTCGGTGCCGGCGCGCGCGCAGCTCGAGGTCGGCGTCTACGAGGGCGTGCCGTGGCCGATCATCGCCCCGCCGCTCGGGCTCCCGATCCCCGCGCCGCCGCGTCCCACGCCCGCGGAGCCCGCGACGCCGGCGGCTGCGCGCGTGATCGAGGTGCTGCGCGGCGTGCAGACCTCGATGCGCCAGACGCGCTACCAGCACGCGACCGTCGTGCGCGAGCGCGAGGGCGTCTTCCTCTGGGACTGCTCGGGCATGGCGGCCTGGGTGCTGCGCCGCGCGGCGCCGCGCGCGATGAGCGCGATCACCCGGGAGCGTCCCGTCGCGCGCGACTTCGTGTCGGCGATCGAGCGTGCGCCGGCGCGCGGAGGTCGCAGCGGGTGGCAGCGCATCGAGCACATCGACGCGGTGCGTCCCGGAGACGTGTTCGCGTGGCGGCGTCCGCGCGGGTTCCCGAGCCGGAACACCGGTCACGTCGGGTTCGTGATGGAAGCGCCGGTGCCGCTTCCCTCGATCCCTGGCGCCTATGCGGTGCGCATCGCGGACTCGACGTCGTGGGGCCATCAAGAGGACACGCGTCGCGACGACGGCGTCGGCGGCTTCGGCTTCGGCACGCTCGTGTTCCTCACCGACGGCCAGGGCCACGCGACGCACTACGGCTGGGTCGGAACGCTCAGCGACGGCTACGTGATCACGCCGATCGTGTTCGGTCGACCGCTCCGCTGAGCCGGCGCTCAGCGCGTGATCGACACCAGGCCCGCGAGGAGCGCGGCGATCACGAACGGCGCGATCGTGAGCCCCCATCGCATCGACCGCGCGTACGCCGCGGCGCGCTCCGGCGCGTCCACCTCCGCGCGCAGCGCGCCGAGCGACGCGAGGGCGCGTCCGCCGAGCAGCCCGAACACCAGGAACGCCGCGAGGATCGTCAGGAGCGCCCACGTCGGCACGTGCTGCTCGAGCCGCCTCCGGATCGAGTCGTCGACGCGCATGCCCGCGCCGTCGACGCGCGTGTGGAACACGCGATCGCCCGCCTCGATCACGATCGCGTACACGTCGCGCGCGCGCACCACGCGCACCTGCTCGATCGCGCTCGGCCACGCCCGAGGAAGCCGGCCCGCGCCGTCCGCGTCGCCGTCTCCGGCGCGCACGATCAGCTCGCGGCCCTCGACGACGACGGTGATCGTCGTGTCGGGCACCACGATGCGCGCGCGCTCGTCCTGCACGTCGCGCTCGATCAGCGTGGTGCCCGGCGGCGCGTCCGACTCGGCCGGCGTCGACGGACGGAGCGCCGTCAGCCCGAGCATCGCGAGCGCGAGCACCGGCGCGAGCACGTCGAGCGCGAGCAACGCGACGAGCGAGCGCGGCACCGGACCGCGCACCTGCACCGCGCGCGGTGCCGCGAGCAGCGCGCGACGCTCGAGGTACGCCGCGGTCGTCCACGCCTGACCGAGCGGGATCGTGATCGTCATCAGCGGCAGCGCGCCGAGCAGCCCGAGGGGCGTCGCCGCACGCTCGAACGTGCGCGCGACGATCATCGCGGCGATCAGCGCGGGCGAGAGCTGCAGGAAGAACACGACGAACGTCAGCGCGAGGTGGCGCAGCGCGCCGCCGCGCGACGCGAGCCACGCGCTCTCGACCACGGCGCCGCCGATGCGCCCGCCGCGATCGATCAGCACGAGCGGCGCGTAGAGGAACGGCGCGATGAAGCCGACCGCGAGGATGACCGAGCCGGTGATCAGCCCGACGCGTCGCAGCGCCTCGGGCCACGGGAGCGGTTCTTCCGCGGCGTCGGCGGTCGCGACGTCGGGCCCGAACCCCAGCGCCGCGAGCCATCCCGTGAGCGCGACGATCACGACCGTCGCGAGCACGATCGCGGCCGCGCGGATCCACGCGCTCGTGCGCGGCCGCGCGATGCCGGTCGCGGCGGCGATCTGCACGCCGTAGAGCTCGCACACGAACCACGGCCCGACGATCGCGCCGAGCCCGGTGCACGTCGCGCACAGCGAGAGCACGATCGCCGCGCCGAGCGCGACGGAGATCCCGGGGTGCGTCTGCACGAGCGAGACACCGGTGCGCAGCTCGCTCGTCGCGCTCGTGGTCACCCGTCCATCGTAGCGGCGTAGCCACCCGTGCAGCGCTGCGATATACCGGCCGCCGGGATTGGGGTTGGCTCCGGACGGAGGTCACGCAGTCTTGCAGCACATCTTCCGAGCGGGTCTCTTCGACGGCGAAGTCGCGATCGTGACCGGTGGTGGAACCGGGATCGGCTTCGCGGTCGCGCGAGAGCTCGGCACCCTGGGAGCGAAGATCGCGATCTGCGGTCGTCGCCCCGAGCCCTTGGCCGAGGCCGCCGATCGCCTGCGCGCGGACGGCATCGACGTGCACCACGCGGCTTGCGACATCCGCAAGACCGAGGAGGTCGAGGCGTTCGTCGACGGTGTCGTCGCGCGCTTCGGCCGCGCTTCGATCCTGATCAACAACGCGGGCGGCCAGTTCCCCACGCCCGCCGAGCACCTCGCGCCGAAGGGCTTCGAGGCGGTGGTCCGCAACAACCTGCTCGGCACGTGGAGCATGACCCACGCGGTCGCGCGCCGCGCGTTCATCCCGAGCAAGCGCGGCCGCATCGTGAACGTCATCGCGAACGTCGCGCGCGGCTTCCCCGGCATGGCGCACACCGGCGCGGCGCGCGCTGGCGTCGAGAACCTCACGAAGACGCTCGCCGTCGAGTGGGCGGTGCACGGCATCCGCGTCAACGCGGTCGCGCCCGGCGTGATCAAGACGAGCGGCACCGCGCAGTACCCGCCGGAGCTGCTCGAGATGTCGCGCGCGTCGACGCCGCTGAAGCGCCTCGGCAGCGCGGAGGAGACGTCGCACCTGATCGTCTATCTCGCGAGCACGCAGGCCGACTTCGTCACCGGTCAGACCTTCTACATCGACGGCGGCGCGAGCCTCTGGGGATCGCCCTGGCAGATCCCCGACGACGAGGTCCCGCAGTACCCGCCGTATCCCTTGCCGGAATGATGTCCGTCTCCGGCTCGACGGCGCCGTGCTCGTGCACGAGGCAGAGGTTCGCGTGAGCGACGATCCGACGAACAGCGCGGCGCCCGAGCCGGAGCCCGAGGACACCACCGGCGCCAAGGCGACCAAGCTCTCCAAGAAGAAGCGGCGGCGCGGCGCGCCGAGCGAGACGACCGTGCCGACCCGCCTCCCCGGCGAGGGCACGGTCGAGGGCGAGAAGCTGCGCGAAGCGAACGCTGCGTTCGAAGCGGGCAACTACGCTCTCGTGCGGACCCTGACCAGCGAGCTCGAGCGCGCGAGCGATCCCACGATCGTCGACGCCGCGCGCGATCTCGCGCGGCGCACCGCGGTGGATCCGCTGCAGATGACGTTCCTCGTCCTCTGCGCCGTCGCGCTCCTCGTCATCACCTACGTCTACGTGCTGCGATGATGAACCGACCTCTCGTCACCACGTTCGTCGTGCTCGCGCTCGCCGGCTGCGGTGGTGCACAGCCCCGCACCACCACGCGCACCGGCCCGCTCCGCGCGCGCGAGCTCTATCCGATGGGCGAGGGCTACATCTGGACGCACGACGTCGACACCCAGACCGGCATCTCGACGCTGGGCATCACGCGCGTGACCGAGGCCACGCCCCCGCGCTTCGTGATCCAGGCCGACGGCGCGCGCGAGCGACACGTCTACGAGCTGCGCGAAGAGGGCATCTGGGACGTCGACGCGAACGCGTGGCACGTGCGCGATCCGCTCGTCGTCGGCGAGACGTGGGACGCGGGCAACGGCCGCACCGCGCGCATCACGCAGACGAGCCAGGAGGTCACCGTGCCCGCGGGCACGTTCTCCGAGTGCGTCGAGGTCGTCGTCGAGAACACGCAGACGCAGGGTCGCTCGCGCACCGTGTACTGCCCGGAGCAGGGCCCGGTGATCGTCGAGTACCACCAGGAGCTGATGACGACCGGCGGGATCACGATCCACGGCGAGCTCCGCGCGCCGCTCCAGCGCGGCATGGAGGACGTCGAGGAGCCCGAGGGCTACGAGGGCCCGGGCGAGTGACCGTACTCGATCCGCGCATCGAAGCAGACAGCGCGCCGGTCGGGCGTCTTCCGCTCTGCCACGTGCGATGGATGCGCGACGCGCGATACCCGTGGGCGCTGCTCGTCCCCGAGCGCCCCGGCGTGCGCGAGATCCACGAGCTCGACGAGCGTGATCGTCACGTGCTGATCGACGAGTCCGCGCTGGTCGCGTCCGCGCTCTCGCGCATCGTCTCCGCGCACAAGATGAACGTCGCCGCGATCGGCAACGTCGTCGCGCAGCTCCACGTGCACGTCGTCGCGCGCTTCCCCACCGATGACGCGTGGCCCCGACCCGTGTGGGGCGTCCATCCCGCGCTGCCCTACGACCCCGAAACGCTCGAGGCGCGAGTCGCGTCCTTACGGAACGCGCTCGCGCCTCGTCTCGTCGACCTCTGATACGGCGTCCAAATCGGCTCGCCGCCGCAGAGCGCTCTCCCGTCCGCGTGCGCGCCACG includes:
- a CDS encoding AraC family transcriptional regulator — its product is MTKGGGGSVSVMGALMVLHCAEKSGADRARILERIGLTPDRLKDPEAHIPLPTHHQLWETAIEECGDRALPLRVAEDSDPSKFSVLGYTCMTAATVREALDRLARFLSLFLQGETLTLEQHAEETRLTLHQTAPRRLGRELSGESTMAKIVITVRVLIGHENGGRSWSPSLVSFTHAAPADTRPHEQLFGCAVRFGAPRTELVIPRAMLDLPLAKADPSLSAFFERHAEEMLRRMGARADATARVRRAVSEALHAGEVSETNVSRRLGWSERTLRRRLGEEGTTFRQVLDDVRRELAQGWLVQSEMAIGEVAFLLGFSESSNFHRAFKRWTGQTPDEFRRSQR
- a CDS encoding serine/threonine-protein kinase — encoded protein: MAVDDAVVQALVREGRHEEAARICAEGGQPARAAELLAAVWKHAEAIRVATDAGLYDEAYRHAVGAQDRELAASLLSSLAARPEQASRAASYAEARGRTSDAARLREAAGELEAAATLHERAGELGDAARCWKELGDVRKAGMLYERRLRDTPDDAESAFELGQILARFGRWDHAARALQIAADREELAIPAGKLLVACFDALGMTDAAQSRLDVLRALEPSMPATVPELLRASFGDERGPRSASRDQLIAGRYRVVRALGAGGTGRVLLAEDAFYGREVAIKVLHAGSSGAAGRDALSRFAREAKVAAGIDHPNVVQVYEYQPDGPFLVMEHMSGGTLEDRLSNGDVATALPASVVQHVGRSVLSALEAVHRRGVVHRDLKPANVFFGRTGEVKLGDFGVAHLADLGATLTGAMMGTLAYMSPEQITGSSRPDASTDLYSLGVIVYRALTGVLPFPGPDFVAQHLELTPARAITHAPWIGEALDTLIASMLEKDPAARPRTASEVLEAWAHLPWAHIEQEAQLAPRSATPVTTRRSSAPPAPPVERWSIVDVKLDGTTIADDELLRRRVVIVPCDADRARSLRALARADSPFLQAVWSIDEEGGRAILELPQGEPARAALDRMRAEEIRIALEGLHAQGLVHGHVDAAHVVVAEGRAVLMLPLGARVGSAAADLEALARLAQR
- a CDS encoding YcbK family protein, which produces MSRVSSRALAIASMVIAIVLALGSAAGLVPRADADDGVRACQHRGRSARRSRARSSRRRARRPRLTAAQRRQIQRWHQRASRSEVRAWARMDPPPLVFHPLRQRERVALVPASAEGGFDTDDLVLAQQALASREGAMHDIHPRLLELVYRAVRHFEVPYVHVISGYRDGRATSRHAQGRAIDFVLPGVSDRRLAAYLRPQGFVGVGIYPVSGFVHLDVRARSYFWSDGSGPSEPTRERAILAAQTSRYDAAARRRGEESIPDLDVGHDEEEVEEEESATPEIADEAAQPPPDAGVSAG
- the rnc gene encoding ribonuclease III, with product MAQRLGHAFGDLGLLMTALTHRSYVHEHPELAAADNERFEFLGDAIVGAAAAMVLERRFPTAREGELTRRRADLVNEGALATIAAELGIGDALRLGRGEERSGGRQKPRLLASALEACVAAIFLDAGIEPAIAIARALLAPRIDALAPGAKDFKSRLQERMQARGETPRYELERTEGPEHERVFHVIVTAPDARVLARGSGRTKLEAEQAAARAALSELERARETDG
- a CDS encoding SDR family oxidoreductase — protein: MQHIFRAGLFDGEVAIVTGGGTGIGFAVARELGTLGAKIAICGRRPEPLAEAADRLRADGIDVHHAACDIRKTEEVEAFVDGVVARFGRASILINNAGGQFPTPAEHLAPKGFEAVVRNNLLGTWSMTHAVARRAFIPSKRGRIVNVIANVARGFPGMAHTGAARAGVENLTKTLAVEWAVHGIRVNAVAPGVIKTSGTAQYPPELLEMSRASTPLKRLGSAEETSHLIVYLASTQADFVTGQTFYIDGGASLWGSPWQIPDDEVPQYPPYPLPE
- a CDS encoding HIT domain-containing protein, which gives rise to MTVLDPRIEADSAPVGRLPLCHVRWMRDARYPWALLVPERPGVREIHELDERDRHVLIDESALVASALSRIVSAHKMNVAAIGNVVAQLHVHVVARFPTDDAWPRPVWGVHPALPYDPETLEARVASLRNALAPRLVDL